The Victivallis sp. Marseille-Q1083 genome has a window encoding:
- a CDS encoding nucleotidyl transferase AbiEii/AbiGii toxin family protein: protein MNQVIQQMLARYECRNENDYINAIREIMQELALQGLWRGKFFEHAAFYGGTALRILYGLNRGSEDLDFSLLHSDKKFRISDYSGTLKRELAAFGFTVDFVEKAKTLDPNIDSAFLKANTKIQLISIGMPATLTDHIHSRKELKIKLEIDIDPPPGFQTEVKVLLRPIPHMVRVYTLPDLLAGKLHAVLCRKWRNRSKGRDWYDMVWYAGNHPQIDLAHLEQRMRQSGDYPDDQPLTLERLQAFLGNAIDESGIETLKADVRPFIRDQQELVLWNKDFFRQVIREFHP from the coding sequence ATGAATCAGGTAATTCAGCAAATGCTTGCGCGTTACGAATGCCGAAATGAGAATGACTATATCAATGCAATCCGGGAAATCATGCAGGAACTGGCATTACAAGGATTGTGGCGCGGGAAGTTTTTTGAACACGCCGCGTTCTACGGAGGTACGGCGCTGCGGATACTCTATGGCTTGAATCGCGGTTCGGAGGATTTGGACTTTTCATTGCTGCATTCCGATAAAAAATTTAGAATATCTGATTATTCCGGTACATTGAAGCGGGAGCTGGCCGCTTTCGGATTTACGGTAGATTTTGTGGAAAAAGCAAAAACTCTGGATCCCAACATCGACTCCGCCTTTTTGAAAGCCAATACAAAAATACAACTGATTTCAATCGGTATGCCGGCGACATTAACCGATCACATTCATTCACGAAAAGAGTTGAAAATCAAACTGGAGATTGACATTGATCCACCTCCGGGCTTCCAAACCGAAGTAAAAGTTCTGCTACGCCCGATCCCGCATATGGTGCGCGTCTATACTCTTCCTGACCTGCTGGCCGGAAAGCTTCATGCTGTACTATGCCGGAAATGGCGTAATCGCTCCAAGGGTCGCGATTGGTATGACATGGTTTGGTATGCGGGAAATCATCCGCAAATCGACCTTGCCCATTTGGAACAGCGGATGCGCCAGTCGGGCGACTATCCGGACGATCAGCCGTTGACACTGGAACGGCTGCAGGCATTCCTGGGTAACGCCATAGATGAGTCCGGTATTGAGACGCTGAAAGCCGACGTCCGCCCTTTTATCCGGGATCAACAGGAGTTGGTCTTATGGAATAAGGATTTCTTCCGGCAGGTTATCAGAGAGTTTCATCCATAG
- a CDS encoding type II toxin-antitoxin system VapC family toxin, whose amino-acid sequence MKKLYMLDTDTCSYIIKGANRALIEQVKAHKNQLCISSITLAELLFGAAKKNSPRLTVAVDLFQQLVDVRPWHSEAAVQYAMIRQQLELSGTPIGNMDMLIAASAMAEKACLVTNNTAHFSRISKLKLENWCA is encoded by the coding sequence ATGAAGAAGCTTTACATGCTCGATACCGACACATGCAGTTATATTATCAAGGGTGCGAACCGGGCCTTGATTGAGCAAGTCAAAGCACACAAAAATCAGTTATGCATTTCATCTATAACTCTTGCGGAGCTGCTGTTTGGCGCGGCAAAGAAAAACTCTCCCCGCTTGACTGTGGCCGTTGATCTGTTTCAGCAGCTTGTTGATGTTCGCCCATGGCATTCGGAGGCGGCAGTGCAATATGCCATGATCCGTCAACAGTTGGAACTTTCCGGTACTCCCATCGGCAATATGGATATGCTGATCGCCGCTTCCGCTATGGCTGAGAAGGCGTGTCTGGTTACGAATAACACCGCCCATTTTTCCAGAATATCCAAGTTAAAGCTTGAAAACTGGTGCGCGTGA